A single region of the Lotus japonicus ecotype B-129 chromosome 4, LjGifu_v1.2 genome encodes:
- the LOC130712997 gene encoding uncharacterized protein LOC130712997, with amino-acid sequence MFLFLVDVDSDAVASWKTASYALWEARNKLIFQEVPFRCEAAIQRAASMSQVDTSMVVRDLHGPVRDAIWRRPPRGVFKVNFDGSWKADAVSGMGMVARNHDGLVLAAAAEVVERPSTVVEAEALAFRWAIGLAINLGFRRVCFETDCLTLFQMWKKPPDGRNYLATIFSDCFQLCRSLDFVSVVFVRRSGNVVADFLARNAASYAGLVWIEEVPPEVDVFVTADLLASMPPI; translated from the exons ATGTTTTTG TTCTTGGTGGATGTTGATAGTGATGCCGTGGCGAGCTGGAAAACGGCCTCCTATGCGTTATGGGAAGCCCGTAACAAGCTCATCTTCCAGGAGGTTCCCTTCCGTTGTGAGGCTGCCATCCAGCGGGCAGCTTCGATGTCGCAGGTGGATACTTCGATGGTGGTTCGTGATCTTCATGGCCCGGTGCGTGACGCGATTTGGAGGCGACCACCGCGAGGAGTCTTCAAGGTTAATTTTGATGGATCTTGGAAAGCAGATGCAGTTTCTGGCATGGGGATGGTGGCCAGGAATCATGACGGGTTGGTCCTTGCTGCTGCGGCGGAGGTTGTGGAGCGGCCCTCTACAGTGGTGGAGGCTGAGGCCTTAGCCTTCCGGTGGGCGATTGGGTTGGCTATTAACCTTGGGTTCAGACGGGTTTGCTTTGAAACGGATTGTCTCACTCTCTTTCAAATGTGGAAGAAGCCTCCGGACGGGAGGAACTACTTAGCTACTATTTTTAGTGATTGCTTTCAGTTGTGTCGTTCTTTAGATTTTGTGTCTGTTGTCTTTGTTCGTCGTTCAGGCAATGTTGTTGCAGACTTTTTGGCCAGGAATGCCGCCTCATATGCCGGTTTAGTGTGGATTGAGGAGGTACCGCCTGAAGTCGATGTTTTTGTAACCGCAGACCTTTTGGCTTCTATGCCCCCTATTTAA